A window of Silurus meridionalis isolate SWU-2019-XX chromosome 4, ASM1480568v1, whole genome shotgun sequence contains these coding sequences:
- the polr3c gene encoding DNA-directed RNA polymerase III subunit RPC3 isoform X1 has product MTVQEARLCGLLLREHFGEVVEKVGVHLLRSGTLNLRALAHETSTSLDLVKKCLCVLVQHGMCKFGPGRRGPAGPVEYQVNCERILYMLRYPRYIYTAKSLYGDTGELVIEEILQRGQMTMSSVVRTVADRLTQNMEDGQSMDYSEVVNAFSCLVETHFLQRCPPVDSLGSAVSGTSSTGTSESSANTTPPSAQPESHPDCYKLPQVHLSGRGKRRRSSGDAEGNDGGAKRAKLETREVCGDEGVYWQVNFERFHLHFRHQAIISAVASKLDQTSSEIVRTMLRMSEVTTTANAAYTQAVSANEIFRALPPSYNIGRPILDQYLTLLVDDPMEFVGKAGDSGGGMYVVNLHRALANLARATLESVVQERFGSRSARIFRLLIRKKHLEQKQVEDFAMIPAKEAKDMLYTLLSENLVQLQEIPKTPDHAPSRTFYLYTVNQLPTARLLLQNCYKAVGNLIERRLFETKENKRHLEKSQRIEAILASLQASGAETAQLAEVEDMITAPERQQLEALRHHINKLDSSENQVDETIFLLESYVNSAVR; this is encoded by the exons ATGACAGTGCAGGAGGCGCGTCTGTGTGGACTCCTCCTGAGGGAACACTTTggtgaagtggtggagaaaGTCGGAGTTCACCTGCTGCGCAGTGGCACTCTCAATCTACGTGCTCTGGCTCATGAAACCAGCACTTCCCTCGACCTG GTGAagaagtgtctgtgtgttctgGTGCAGCATGGTATGTGTAAGTTTGGTCCAGGCCGCCGGGGTCCTGCTGGTCCTGTTGAGTACCAGGTGAATTGTGAGCGCATTCTCTACATGCTCCGGTACCCACGCTACATCTACACGGCTAAGAGTCTCTACGGAGACACAGGAGAGCTGGTTATAGAGGAGATACTGCAGAGGGGTCAGATGACCATGAGCAGTGTGGTCAGGACTGTAGCAGACAGACTGACACAGAATATGGAAG ATGGCCAGAGTATGGACTACAGCGAGGTGGTGAACGCGTTCTCGTGCTTGGTGGAGACTCATTTCCTTCAGCGCTGCCCTCCAGTGGATAGTTTGGGATCAGCAGTCTCAGGAACATCATCCACAGGAACTTCTGAATCTTCTGCCAATACAACACCTCCGTCTGCTCAGCCAGAGAGCCACCCAGACTGTTATAAACTTCCCCAGGTCCACCTCTCTG GTCGGGGTAAACGCAGGCGATCAAGTGGTGATGCAGAAGGAAATGATGGGGGAGCAAAAAGAGCCAAATTGGAAACCAGAGAG GTGTGTGGAGATGAGGGAGTTTACTGGCAGGTGAATTTTGAGCGGTTTCACTTACATTTCAGACATCAGGCCATCATCAGTGCTGTAGCCTCCAAACTGGACCAG ACCAGCAGCGAGATCGTCAGGACCATGCTGAGAATGAGTGAAGTGACGACAACGGCTAATGCTGCATACACACAAGCTGTTTCAGCTAACGAG ATCTTTCGAGCGCTTCCTCCCAGTTACAACATCGGCAGACCCATACTGGACCAGTACTTGACTCTACTGGTGGATGATCCG ATGGAGTTTGTGGGTAAGGCGGGTGACAGTGGAGGAGGAATGTACGTCGTCA ATCTGCACCGAGCATTGGCAAACCTGGCTAGAGCTACACTGGAGTCTGTAGTCCAGGAACG TTTTGGATCGCGGTCAGCTCGGATTTTCCGCCTGCTGATACGTAAGAAGCACTTGGAGCAGAAGCAGGTGGAGGATTTTGCAATGATTCCAGCGAAGGAGGCTAAAGACATGCTGTACACTCTGCTGTCTGAGAACCTGGTCCAGCTACAG GAAATCCCAAAGACCCCAGACCATGCCCCTTCACGTACTTTTTACCTTTACACTGTTAACCAATTACCCACCGCCAGACTACTGCTGCAGAACTGCTACAAG GCTGTGGGTAACCTGATAGAGAGGAGACTGTTTGAGACCAAAGAAAACAA ACGTCATTTAGAGAAGTCGCAGCGTATTGAAGCAATCCTGGCATCCCTGCAGGCCAGCGGGGCCGAGACGGCGCAACTTGCCGAGGTGGAAGATATGATCACTGCACCTGAGAGACAGCAGCTAGAGGCTCTCCGTCATCATATTAACAA GTTGGATTCAAGCGAGAACCAAGTGGATGAGACGATATTCCTTCTAGAGTCTTATGTTAACTCAGCTGTACgatga
- the polr3c gene encoding DNA-directed RNA polymerase III subunit RPC3 isoform X2, with the protein MTVQEARLCGLLLREHFGEVVEKVGVHLLRSGTLNLRALAHETSTSLDLVKKCLCVLVQHGMCKFGPGRRGPAGPVEYQVNCERILYMLRYPRYIYTAKSLYGDTGELVIEEILQRGQMTMSSVVRTVADRLTQNMEDGQSMDYSEVVNAFSCLVETHFLQRCPPVDSLGSAVSGTSSTGTSESSANTTPPSAQPESHPDCYKLPQVHLSGRGKRRRSSGDAEGNDGGAKRAKLETREVCGDEGVYWQVNFERFHLHFRHQAIISAVASKLDQTSSEIVRTMLRMSEVTTTANAAYTQAVSANEIFRALPPSYNIGRPILDQYLTLLVDDPMEFVGKAGDSGGGMYVVNLHRALANLARATLESVVQERFGSRSARIFRLLIRKKHLEQKQVEDFAMIPAKEAKDMLYTLLSENLVQLQEIPKTPDHAPSRTFYLYTVNQLPTARLLLQNCYKAVGNLIERRLFETKENKSLH; encoded by the exons ATGACAGTGCAGGAGGCGCGTCTGTGTGGACTCCTCCTGAGGGAACACTTTggtgaagtggtggagaaaGTCGGAGTTCACCTGCTGCGCAGTGGCACTCTCAATCTACGTGCTCTGGCTCATGAAACCAGCACTTCCCTCGACCTG GTGAagaagtgtctgtgtgttctgGTGCAGCATGGTATGTGTAAGTTTGGTCCAGGCCGCCGGGGTCCTGCTGGTCCTGTTGAGTACCAGGTGAATTGTGAGCGCATTCTCTACATGCTCCGGTACCCACGCTACATCTACACGGCTAAGAGTCTCTACGGAGACACAGGAGAGCTGGTTATAGAGGAGATACTGCAGAGGGGTCAGATGACCATGAGCAGTGTGGTCAGGACTGTAGCAGACAGACTGACACAGAATATGGAAG ATGGCCAGAGTATGGACTACAGCGAGGTGGTGAACGCGTTCTCGTGCTTGGTGGAGACTCATTTCCTTCAGCGCTGCCCTCCAGTGGATAGTTTGGGATCAGCAGTCTCAGGAACATCATCCACAGGAACTTCTGAATCTTCTGCCAATACAACACCTCCGTCTGCTCAGCCAGAGAGCCACCCAGACTGTTATAAACTTCCCCAGGTCCACCTCTCTG GTCGGGGTAAACGCAGGCGATCAAGTGGTGATGCAGAAGGAAATGATGGGGGAGCAAAAAGAGCCAAATTGGAAACCAGAGAG GTGTGTGGAGATGAGGGAGTTTACTGGCAGGTGAATTTTGAGCGGTTTCACTTACATTTCAGACATCAGGCCATCATCAGTGCTGTAGCCTCCAAACTGGACCAG ACCAGCAGCGAGATCGTCAGGACCATGCTGAGAATGAGTGAAGTGACGACAACGGCTAATGCTGCATACACACAAGCTGTTTCAGCTAACGAG ATCTTTCGAGCGCTTCCTCCCAGTTACAACATCGGCAGACCCATACTGGACCAGTACTTGACTCTACTGGTGGATGATCCG ATGGAGTTTGTGGGTAAGGCGGGTGACAGTGGAGGAGGAATGTACGTCGTCA ATCTGCACCGAGCATTGGCAAACCTGGCTAGAGCTACACTGGAGTCTGTAGTCCAGGAACG TTTTGGATCGCGGTCAGCTCGGATTTTCCGCCTGCTGATACGTAAGAAGCACTTGGAGCAGAAGCAGGTGGAGGATTTTGCAATGATTCCAGCGAAGGAGGCTAAAGACATGCTGTACACTCTGCTGTCTGAGAACCTGGTCCAGCTACAG GAAATCCCAAAGACCCCAGACCATGCCCCTTCACGTACTTTTTACCTTTACACTGTTAACCAATTACCCACCGCCAGACTACTGCTGCAGAACTGCTACAAG GCTGTGGGTAACCTGATAGAGAGGAGACTGTTTGAGACCAAAGAAAACAA GTCGCTTCACTGA